DNA from Fusarium verticillioides 7600 chromosome 4, whole genome shotgun sequence:
TCAATGACTGACTCCATGGACCTGATACTACATGGGCAAGCTTACCTGGTCGTAACCAAACCATGACATGGAGACTACGTCAACGCATCAGCATAGAGCTCATCATAGAGTGGCCGGGTCACTGACCAGCATTGACAAGTGTCACGCACACCAAAAGTGGCGTGCCCCTGAGATTACCCAAAGCCATTGAGTATCAGTCTtgtgaggagaagagagttgtgagaggacgacgatgagatcgaaCAACGGAGGAAGCGATGATCTGTTGCCATTTATAATAATCACAGGGACGCCATCTCTATATCAGGCGCCTTTGCCTGTTTCCAGACGATTGGGTTTGGGGTCTGGGGTATGATCTGGGGAACCTTGAGCTAATGAGGCGTTGTGCGGGGAAATTAATCAGACAACCCATCGGCTGATACACGCTTCGGCGTAGACTGCGTGATAGTAGCGAGGGAGGAACGAAATCCGGGTAGCATTAACCGCTTCGACACAAGCTAGTCTAGTATTAGTCTCGGTATGGGCAAGCGTTATTGGCGGCGGGGATAGGCGGCAGAGCGCCCGCGTCTCTATTATCGGCTAGCTAGCGGGGTAAGGCGGCACATTGAACCGACAGTCAAGACATGAGAGCTCATCATGTGGTGAGACACAAGTAATACGGATAGTGGCACGGTAAAGATAATAAAGCCGCATTATGTAAAATTATAATGATAACTTGCAattctttcttcctttaTCATTGATACTATTGAGCAAATCCTGTCTAAGATGATGTCTTCGCCTCCTGCAATGTTCGTCGAAACATACATTTCTCTCACACTATTATAAAACGACTGACTGACCTTGACTCATTAGACAATACGTGTTGGTCACTGGTGCCACCGGGTTCATTGGCGCGCATGTTGTCGACCAACTTCTTTCGCGTGGTATAAAAGTCCGCGGGGCTACTCGATCATTATCTAAAGGCAAGGCGATGATTGATGCGAGGCCTGAGTTTCAAGGGAAACTTGATTTCGTTCAGATTGACGACTTTGAGAATCCGGGAGGGTTTGTGGAGGCCATCCAGGGCATTGATGCGGTTATTCATGTTGCAAGTGTACGTGCTATAAAAGACCAGCATATTGTTGCGCAGATTTTGATCTCATCTAGCCTTTCACGTATGACACCAGAGATAATGAGAAGGAGTTGGTTATACCAGCCATCAATGGTGTTGATTCCATCCTCAAAGCGGCAGCTACTTCGCCGGAAGTAAAGCGCGTCGTCATCACGTCTTCCTTTGCATCCGTCCTTGATGCTGGGCGCAAGGCACCACCGTACTTCACTTATACCGGCGATGACTGGAACCCTCTGTCATACGAAGAGTCGATTGGCCCGGAAACAAGTGCTGTAATAGCATACCGTGGATCCAAGAAATTTGCAGAACTCAAAGCTTGGGACTTCATGGTTAAAGAGAACCCCTCTTTCGACCTAGTCACCCTTTGCCCGCCTATGACGTTCGGTCCCATACGACATCCCGTTACGAACGTCGACGCGCTGAATGAGTCAAACAAAATGCTCTTCAAAATAGCCTGCGGCGAGAGTCCGCTCCCAGTTGCGAGGGTGCCATTCTGGATCGACGTTCGCGACCTTGCGAAAGCTCACGTGGAGGCACTCTTGCGGCCTGAGGCTGGCGGGAAGCGATACATTCCAGCATCTCCTGAGAGATTTACATACAGCAAGGCTGCCAGCATCATTACTTGGCATCTTGCCTGGGCAGATAATGTATCGAGTGAGGTGCAGGTTCCCGATGAGTCTCATGGTGTGGATGGGGAGACGGCTGGGCGGGAGTTAGGTCTTGATTATATACCTTTTACAAGGACTGTTATCGACTTGATTACGCAAGTTAGGGGCATACACAAGTCATGATTATTCGACCTGGTTGACATAACACTAAATGGAGAAAACCCGCTAAAGGTACAAACTATAGTTCAGCCTGTGTTTGACATTGCCCTATGGGATTTATAAGGGTCTCCCTCCTTATGTTAGCCCAGTTTTCTTATAATACAAGAGCGTAACTTACTTCTAATCTTCTACATGTAATACACTGAGATACTAAATATCTTGCtaataaaaagaaagtcctcaacctcagcacTGCTTGATAGGGAACGTTTAACACGTTCAAGGCTTAGAAGATAACTCGACACAGGCCGGCGCAAGCAGAAGGCGGGTATAGGCGGGTATAGGCGGCATTAGTAACCGGAACGGTGTTACCTGG
Protein-coding regions in this window:
- a CDS encoding dihydroflavonol-4-reductase, with the translated sequence MSSPPAIQYVLVTGATGFIGAHVVDQLLSRGIKVRGATRSLSKGKAMIDARPEFQGKLDFVQIDDFENPGGFVEAIQGIDAVIHVASPFTYDTRDNEKELVIPAINGVDSILKAAATSPEVKRVVITSSFASVLDAGRKAPPYFTYTGDDWNPLSYEESIGPETSAVIAYRGSKKFAELKAWDFMVKENPSFDLVTLCPPMTFGPIRHPVTNVDALNESNKMLFKIACGESPLPVARVPFWIDVRDLAKAHVEALLRPEAGGKRYIPASPERFTYSKAASIITWHLAWADNVSSEVQVPDESHGVDGETAGRELGLDYIPFTRTVIDLITQVRGIHKS